One Paraburkholderia kururiensis DNA window includes the following coding sequences:
- a CDS encoding arylamine N-acetyltransferase family protein, whose product MPMSFDPDRYFARIGYRGARVPTLDVLTELHRLHPHAIPFENLDPLAGRCVALALPAIAEKLVERRRGGYCFEHNTLFAHVLMQLGFRVTPLIARVLWGRGPDAVTARSHMLLRVDLDDGPWIADVGFGGVTLTAPLRLVTGGVQRTPLEACRLTEAADGAFDFEVEAPSAGTSPAQGEREWIKVYRFDLRPAEWIDYEVANWYTSTWPESIFINNLMVCRVMPHGRATLFNDRLTERASDGRGSDHAIGSAAELGECLRERFGLDTTGMDLDALYARVQGRGMNV is encoded by the coding sequence GACGCTCGACGTGCTGACGGAACTGCATCGGCTGCATCCGCATGCCATTCCGTTCGAGAACCTCGACCCGCTCGCGGGTCGCTGCGTGGCGCTGGCATTGCCCGCCATCGCGGAGAAACTCGTGGAGCGCCGCCGCGGCGGCTATTGCTTCGAGCACAACACGCTCTTTGCGCACGTGCTCATGCAACTGGGCTTTCGCGTGACGCCGCTGATCGCGCGCGTGCTGTGGGGCCGCGGACCGGACGCCGTGACGGCGCGCTCCCACATGCTGCTGCGCGTCGATCTGGACGACGGCCCGTGGATCGCGGACGTCGGCTTCGGCGGCGTCACGCTCACTGCGCCGCTGCGTCTCGTCACCGGCGGCGTGCAGCGGACGCCGCTGGAGGCGTGCCGCCTGACCGAAGCCGCGGACGGCGCCTTCGACTTCGAGGTGGAGGCGCCTTCCGCGGGCACGTCGCCGGCGCAGGGCGAGCGCGAATGGATCAAGGTCTACCGCTTCGATCTGCGCCCCGCCGAGTGGATCGACTACGAAGTGGCGAACTGGTACACGTCCACGTGGCCCGAATCCATCTTCATCAACAACCTGATGGTCTGCCGCGTGATGCCGCACGGCCGCGCCACGCTCTTCAACGACCGGCTCACCGAGCGCGCCAGCGACGGACGCGGCAGCGACCACGCCATCGGCAGCGCCGCCGAACTGGGCGAATGCCTGCGCGAGCGCTTCGGGCTCGACACCACCGGCATGGACCTCGACGCCCTCTATGCACGCGTGCAAGGGCGCGGAATGAACGTCTGA